TTTTTCTTTTGCATTGATTGAAAGTCGACAAATCAAATGGTTTGAAAAAAGGTGTTAGCTATTGTACATAACCGAATTATAGAACAGTTAAAGCCGATAGAAGCCTCTAGAGACATGCAAATATATTCTAAAGACAGACTGTTGATTGTATATGACTTAATATACAGTAATTTTGAAATACCTTaagaatttagtgtaaagatgaTATTGAAATGCGATTACGTACAATACCTATTTAAACCATAtgaattatttgaagaaaatacTGCTAGACTTTAAAGATTAAATGTAGTGAAGCTGGACAGACACATTTAAAGTAAACAACCACACGTATCGCCACCAGAATACAGTGCATGCCAGAGACCTAAAAAATTATCACCCACATGTATTGCAATACGATTTCAATGCTAGTCAGGAACTTTCACACTTTCTACTCACATGCATTGCAACACCCATACAGTTCAAGCCGTGCACTTTCACCTTTTCACCTTCATGTATCGTAATATCAATTTACAGTACAAGCCGAACACTTTCTAAAACTACACTCATATGCATGACAGCCCAATAATCTTTTGATAACGATTCCAAGCAAAGAGATAGTAGTTATCTTCCTTACAACGAACAGACTTACCACTAAAACTCATTACTTTCAACTTAATTTCATTTGAGtgttatttgaatatttactgaaactgtGCAGTTTTGTCTGGATTAAAGTGACATATTCTTTATTACTTCTGTTAGATTTGTTCATTTAACTTGCGTGTAATGAATGCATCATGGTTCTGCTTAAGTGTGACGGGGGCAATCTATACGATAAGAATGTGTTCAATATCTGTTATTACTTTTCactttatcaatttattttcCCACTTCATCATAAACATAATCTTACTGTGCGTTTTTATGCATTCTGATTAACTTTCAGCAAACTCTTGAcctacaaaaaaaacataaaaatataaacagaggcctttttatttcaattatcaaaACTGGTCtattatcaaaatttttttttatatgtttcaatGCTAAATCTTTTTGGTACAAAACATTGTATATCGCATTTTCAAATTGGTAgtattaaacatacatttttggtttgtataaaaTTTAGTGCTTGCCTCTTTGATCGATTAGAAGGGTTTTGTTTATTAGAGTTATTTTATTGTGGctcttttatgtatatatataaatttttacaCTATAATAATTACTGTTTCTTAAATCTTCTATCCataataaagttataaaatgttGAACTAACTGTGAACTTAAGGAGACTTTGGAATATTAAACAATAAGAAAGCGGTACAGTTACCTTTCACATTAGACAATTCCAAATGTATAAAGGTCGAGTTACAGTTTCAGATGCATGTTTCTGCAAATCAACAAGCCGCCTTCCATTTAAATATTCCGAGTCAATATAATATAACTCTATAAATCAATCTTTTTTTCACTTACGCAAATTCAAAATGTAACGTATAGCTCTCCATGTACTTGGAAGCTTTAAGTACATTATGCCATTCTTatcatttatcatatacttagcattgatatgatagcttttgcatatgtgtaatgagcggaagtacacaagccataatttcctacccgggctgataacccatatcaggtgcatctcgtgcacaaaacccatagtAGTGCCTCTAGtacaagttacttccggtgttttcggtatcggttgtttacgtaatttccattgtgacgtcagatatatTTTATGACGACAtaaaaatttacgggaacttttgtggggatagtttaatgccattgacaattatgaataaTGCTATAGTACAACAAgcatggagtaataatgatcataaaactcttccaaatttccaatgtttcaaaatgcctctataggaaattttaccatacatatatatggaagtagtgatgctgttgttggacaattatagtatatttgattcataattcaACTaggcatagattgccttagccgtatttggcacaacttttcggaattttggatcctcattgctcttcaactttgtacttgtttggttttataaatatgatgagtcttatgtagacgaaacgcgcgtctggcgtactaaattataatcctggtacctttaataactattaacttctttataaagtttttgactgttttagttattgcctTTGTTTATTTGCCtaacataaaactattgtcggaagtatatgataaagcgattaatacatggccttttccatatcagcatgggtatcatccctcgacccatatcagcacctcgactccgtctcgggctgatatgggggtctcgggatgataatCAGgctgatattgaaaaagccatgtattaatctctacaTATTACATGTATCTAAAATATTATTGAAGAAAACAATCCAATTAAGGTTTATATCAATTTTCTTAATGTTCTGACGTAAAATTGTTCAACAAACGAAATAATGTGCGAGTAAAAGTAATGGCGTGAGTTATTGcaatattaaataaacaagtCTAGAGGAATAATAATGATTTGTGTGATGCTATCGCAAAACTTTAGCACATAGAATTCATATAATTTCAGGTCGAGTTTCAAAACTAATTTAATGAATTTTTTTCACGTAAAATTATGCAACCTCTGTGATTTATGACAGAGTTAATATTTCGAACGTAAATAAATCATGCCTTGAATGAAACTCTCAACATTCAAGATGTTGAAGAAAGAGGAAAAACCTCCGTGTAATGGAATAGTCAAAAGGTAGATTCTGAATTACTGATGTGGTTATATGGAATCTAAAAATATGTTAAAGTGGAAGGTCTGTTGTTTTCTGTTCAGTTTGTATATCAACATTATGTCGAAGAAACCGAATTGAGGACCCATAATCTATACTTACTATTGTGTAGTTAACGTCCTCTCCTTGAACTTGCATATTATATTTCGGTCCCACGCATTATTGTGAGGAACACACACACACTTATTAAAGTTATGTCTATACGATAAAGGATAAGCGCATAGATAATTCCACACCAACAGTTCGGTGtgtatatgtttatttaactATTGAAAGATGCATTCGATTGAATTTCGTTGACTTGATTCTTCATATTTCCCTTGGTTTTCATGTCTTTATGCTTAACTTATTTGTTAGTATGTATATTTGATGTGTTCATTAATTAATGTGTTTACTTCCTGTTGTTTAGGAGAAGTCGTTAccaagttgaaaaacttgtgtctaatactttttgtcattttgaacaaaaATAGTTTGCCAAAGGTACCggggttataatttaatacgaaagacgcccgtttcgtcaacataagactcatcagtgacgctcagatcaaaatagttataaaaccaaacaagtataaaatatgtttaaaattaacTACTCTTTTCACTTGAGGTTAAAAATTAGTTCAACACCTCTGAAGAGGTTTATATATAATCCGTTGTAAGATGTGGCTGAAGGGAATATTCGTGAACAGAATGACGATGAAATAAAAAGTTCATAAatgaaagcaacagtagtataccgctgttcaaaaagtcagctataaagggaAAACAACCAAACTAAAGAaatactgaaatgcaacaaaGAACCAAAAACCataatgcaacacacacacacacacacacacagaaaacATACAAAATAGGCAACTTATTACACATAATAGTTATCAATGATGCCCGTAGGAAACAAAGTTAAAGATTTTGATACATCCATAAGAAGactgaaaatattttgaataggTGATTCTtcttaatttgtataaaaatacatCGTTTTTTTGGAACCATATGTCAACCTCTATAATTTGTGGCATTGGTTGTATCGCTGTCTTATTGTTTCATTCCAACATTAAACCAGCTAGAATATTTCATgacaaaaatagatttttttctttttaaatcaatgaaaaaacTTAAAGGAACCTATTATCAATCTCCAACCCGCAATTCCTagtgaataagaaaaaaaaaacctgacattTATTAAGGTCTCTTCCAATATCTATGAAACCAGTTGTAAGTATATAACCTCAACtttaaatgattatcaaaacatgCAGTTTGCGTTCTACCAAATAATAACAACATGTAATTTAAAAGAAGATATACAAGTTTCACAGATATAACAGCATTACAAACAAATGCTTGTTACTTTAGAATGTTTTCAGTTATAAAAATAGGCAACAACTTTTTATGGTAGTTCATCGATGATTGAGTTTCGAAtgtagattttttataaaataagaaaaacaggAAAACCATGACAGTATTGTAcgatcttttaaataaaaaaacataaacacaatTCTTTGTGGATTAAACACACTAAGATTCGTACTGAAAAAAGCTTACAACTGGAACTTTTAGTATCAAAATTTATGATGAAAAAAGGGAATACAATGTATGAGTTGGTAAGCCTTTGGAAAAGTAGGATAATGTTGAGGACTATGCCTTGTTTTCAGACATAAACAAAACGTTTATGTTACAACCAATTCCCCATTTAAATCTAAACTTGCAGCTGTTGTACAATGTACAAAACCAACATAATGCCAATCAGTATAGATAATTGTATTATGTCGATCATTGAACTTCTTGTTACATGTATGCACTGACAATGTATGTCAACATACTTATTTTGTTCAAAGCCTTTATAAACTTGATTAAGAGCTTGTCAATTCGTATATTTTTTGTCGAAGACCGTATCTCAGATatgtctttgatttttttttttttgcggtgTTCTGTTGTGTCTCATTGATGTCAATCTCGCATATTCCCTTTATTCATATGACTATAATGCGGTTACGTGAAATGTGAAAGCAAtattaattcttaaatttaaatgatcaaagaacatatatttaaaattcatcAATATCAATTTATTACTACATATAATTAATTGATACGAAGCTAAGATGATTTGATGAGAGAAGTGACTGGCTCGTAAATTTTAGGTAACCTTTAACCTTGATTGTGAGCGATAACTAGATTTTACAGATGCAAACGTTGAACGATTCCTTAATTAAGTATCTATAAAGTTAACAATAGCATTATCCTTGTTTTCATTAAAGTCTGTTTCAAGGGATGGGGATTGTAAAGAAAGTTGGTTTTGGTTTTTATACTTGAACCAACACGGTTCAGTAAGAATGAATTCATACAATGGATTTAATCAGTTTATCTGTTAGATAATACAAGAAATGATTACTACCAAAAACTCCAAATAATGTCCATCTTTTTAACATATCGAACCTCGAACTCATCCctttaaatttcttttgaaaatttcataagtTATGCTTGTCTTTTGTCCTATTGCAAAACAGCGCTTTAAAGGGCGACCAAAATCAATACTAGAAAGTTATACGGTCATTATGTGTCTGTATCTCTTCTACTAGCGACGTATTTTACTGGTATTATTTCATTAGATGATAAAATAGTCGTGTTTTCGTGAATTATCACATGTGTTCTGTTCCGGGTTGTGACAATTTAATCCTGTGTAGTTTTGCATGACATTAAACGCATGTTTAGCAGGGGACAATTACAATGTCGACAAATGCAGTTTTGTGCTCTTTTTCCGAGGGTATATATGTAAACCTACAATCTATATCTAGCCTCAAATCTGTGAACTGTTCTCAGAACTATGTTCTATTCCAATTGTTGCTAGGACCAATTGTCAGTAAAACGAAATGGTGAGGCTAAAACCCAAGAATTATTTTAAACGAACGAATTACGTCCTCTAGTCAATGTTAAAAATGCAAATACATATTTCAACAGCAAGGAATGTAGGCGTAACAGAATCAATAATCCATTAAAACTGGTTCTGTAAGTCTAAAAAATACTTTCTGGCCTCTATAGTATTTAACCGGTGTCAATTGAATTTCTTTTGTGTTAGTAGCGATCCTTGCagtagtttttgattttttattacacATGCAGGTGATTTAGTTTTGCGAACGATGATCTAAATACCCATATGTAATGTCTGTATGCATGTTAGATTGTTTTAACCCTGTCTACACTTAGAGCTTGAACAAAGTCAGGCCATCTGGGAAAGTTATATGTTTTTCGTTGATGTTTTTGAATGTCTGCTTTGTGAAACTATCAAAgaataacatcaaaaccaaattttcaaacaaattgagATATGACATAATACAACATTACTAACCTTAAAAGCTCCGTTTGTTTTTATCCTATTacaagtgtttaaaaaaaatctatgtctgtactaagtcaggaatatggcagttgctaTCCATTGGTTTGGTGTGTTatagcatttgattttgctaattgattagggactttcatttttgaattttcctcggagttcggtataaTTTTTAGTATTGTTACTTTGTCTTGTTATTTTGACATGCGAAAAAGGATACACCTTCAAACTATACCAAAGAAGAACAATGAAAATCACCATAGACGGCTTGGACTTCTAGTTCTATAATCCTTATTTGAATGAAAGGGGATTCGTTAGTCACTgtatataaaaaggaaaatttgacaaaaaaacccAATGTGTGTACACATCTACGTTATCGATCAAAACTGTACATGACCTTTACATTTACTAAGACAGATTGAATTGAagaagaacaagaatgtgtccaaagtacacggatgccccactcaatcattttccatgttctatggaccgtgaaatagggtaaaaatataatttggcattaaagttagaaggattatactatagggaacatgtgtactaagtttcaagttgatttgacttcaatttcatcaaaaactaccttgaccaaaaactttaacctgaaacttccattttcattttctatgttaagtggaccgtgaaattggggtcaaaagtctaatttggctttaaaattagaaagatcataccataatcaacaagtgtactaagtttcaagttgataggacttcagcttcatcaaaaactaccttgaccaaaaactttaacctgaaactcccactttcattttctatgttcaatggaccgtgaaattggggtcaaaagtctagtTTGgcttaaaataagaaagatcatatcataagcaacaagtgtactaagtttcaagttgattggacttcagcttcatcaaaaactaccttgaccaaaaactttaacctgaaactcccactttcattttctatgttcaatggaccgtgaaattggggtcaaaagtctaatttggctttaaaattagaaagatcatatcataagcaacaagtgtaccaagttataagttgattggatttcagcttcatcaaaaactaccttgactaaaaactttaacctgaagcaggacgaacgaacgaacggacggacggacggacggacgaacgaacgaacggagccacagaccagaaaacataatgcccctctactatcgtaggtggggcataaaaaaccgATGTACTTTTCAGTGTCGATGAAATAAACAGTGTATGATCACAAAAGATAATTTTGGTTCTAAATGACTGATAAGTTTTATACAAGAACATGTCTGTAGATTATTGTCATGTGTCCTTATCTGTCCCTTTGCAAGAGAAATGTCCAGGGTTAATGCAAGGTTTGACTTGCAAAGAAGACGTAATTATTAAAACCGTGAATATGCACATCGTTTACATAAAACAAACCCAGATTGGTTTAAATGTTGCTTGGTTGCTACATGGGAGATCTCCTACACAGCGAGTAAGCATAAAACATGAGATTTCGACTTGACCAAAGTAGGGAACTGGAACTGTTACATGAAAGGTTTTTTGTAATATTCATTTCTTTCATTATGTCAGATTCTTAGCCTACATCTCGTTAAAATTCGATAAAAACCGTATTTTCTTCATATTCGATTAATATCTGCATAGATTGTAAGATTACGATTGTTACCGTTTTCAATTTAGTTTCTATTGTTTAATCAgacttattttgtatataattgaaaattaattggcTCATTATTAAGAATCAATATTTTATTGTGTAGCGTTAATTGGCGCTTAACAACATGGGAATTGTCTTCATTAACAAGCATTTTGTCAGCCGAACAATGACAAATTGTCTCGGCCAACCATTCGGCAAAAGCATTGGAATGTCGCTCAATAAATACATAACAAGAACGAAGATTTTGTCAATTGTATAAACAAAAATCACCACTGTACGTGACCATTTATTGAAGATAGTTGTGTCATAACTTATCATAACACGTTTGTAATTAAAACCTCGTTGTGTTTCTTGTGATAAAAACCATAAAGAATTCAAACAAACACAATTGCATGTTACCAGGTTTTTGAAAGTGTCTTCAGTTAATTGTGTGTGTTTTCctcctttttaattttatgaattctTGTTTTGTATGACCAAAtcaatattctatttttaaaattttttatagaACTAACAAATAAATAgtcataaaaatatcacaaaaaaaaaactcttcatGACTATGTGTCTACCACATGTTTGGTCAGTTTAAACTTTAGACGGTTAgagatgaaaattataaaaaacaaatatttgttacaaATACATTTATTACAGTAAAGACGGTCAAATGTACAGTTGGTGTtacaattgaatattttttgtcattggACTTATAACAAGTAAGACAATGGTCGATGTTCCGGTGATGGCAAGAAAAACACAAAAGCTTAATCTGTCTACTACTCTCGCTACTTCCTGCCATTCATGAATAGCTCTTCTTtcatttattgaattatcatgaatatgcatgactTGTTTAAAGTATGTCAGAAGTTCTTTATCAAAGGTAGATTTATAAACGTTAGTGTTatttatattcacattctgattcaTGACGTCTGTTAATGTTTCGTTGGTGACGTCATTTAAATCCACGTGATTTATATTTGTGTGCCCATGGCGACCAATGTCATTTTGGATTAAAGCATCGCTTTCATGTGATGGGTACATAAAGTTACGTTCTGGAGTATAGCTTGTTGCATGACTAAAATTCATTTGATTGTCCAAACGGATATTCATACAAAGTATTTTAGCAGTAAGTCTCGCAAATGCCTTGATAACAGAAGGTGGACCTTTGGCAAGTGCTCCTCGATGATGAATATTTAATACAAACACAGAGAATACAACTGATAATCCACTCATTGACATAATCACAGTCAGGTATATTCCTGGAAAACAAATCAAGATAATGGTTGGTTAATTAAGACAATAAGGCAAAGCTCTAGCATCAAACTTATAGTTTTAGCCAAAAACAGTATATCATAACAGGTGGTGTTACATCATTTAAATTGTATTATTGTCTATTTTAAATGTGTAATGTCGACCCTTGAACAAAAAGTGCAAGTTCTTGATTATGTGATATTTGTAGACTTTCGTGTATATCTCTTTTAGATATAATTAAGtatttattgtattatattaatagcaatgaaattattgataaacatttctgaattctttctaaaaaattgaaatcatttactttgaaatatattaaaatttctaCCATGACATGATGAGATTAGATATTTGAAACGACTTGCACAAATTTAAAAGTACCGACCGCATGTATTAGTACTGATTGATCTATTCTAACAGAACCACACACATAAACCTTGCTTACCTATTAGCGGTATATATTCGGACGTAGGTGGCATATTTTCCGCAATTAAAAGCATGAAGACGGAAAACGCCAATAGTACAGTCAATCCTAGGGTAACCTTTTCTCCTGATTCGGGAGGAAGCAGAAAACCTGTTAATGTTAACAGTGACAACAACACACATGGAatgataacattaaaagcataATATAATACACGTCTACGTAGGTGTAGATAAAATGTAACATCAGGAAATGGTTCCGGACAACACGGATATACTTTTACATTCCGTACTGCTTTAGTATCTATTAATGTCCATTCGCCATTGTCAACATAATTAGTAAGATCTACGTCTAAAGTCCGATTGGTAACATCTACTTGAAATCCATCATATGCCCATGAACCAAGTTTTAATGTGCATATCTGGTCATCAAAAGGAAAATACGTTATATCCATTTTACATGAACTACGCATGCGTACAATTGGTGGCCAGAAAACATTGCCATTACTTGAAACCATTGCTAAACTTTTCATATAACCTTTGCTATGACTGTCAACACTGGAAAAGATAACATGTTGCATAAATGTTTAACTATCTATTATGCATTAAATATGGTAAGTGATCAACGTGTTTTCACATGCaaattgtaaaataacaaaagtaccgaagaaaattgaattgaaaagtcccacatcaaacgaatggatatcacAAACGTGAATCAAACAATCAttcattacatttttttgtactggTGTTTGTTAATACCATACAATATAACAGAATATGTAACCGTTTGTCAAAGGTTTGCGTAGTTTTTGGATTCGTTTGAGTTGGTGTTTTGTTTATagatgttataaaatttgaaattttgcaataatgaaataaaacttaAGTATAAATACTGAACATAAAATAGCGAATAGAATGCAAAAcagttattaaaacaaaattgcaGTTTTGATTGTTTGCTCCGTACATTTAAACCGCTTTAATGGAAAACGACTGAATCAATACTATATAACATTTACAGACATCATCACAAATAGGAATTGTTGAATTACACGACTGTTTCCATATGCATGGCTAAATTCACTAGCTACACATGTTTGTGGTGTTAGATCTCCCGAATCCAAATCCAATCTGTATTTTAACCATGTGCCAAATTGCAACAATTAGATTAAGCGAGAATGTGCATGCATGAAAATACATGCACATCAATCGACGCGTACGTATCATTTTTACTACTCATTGAGTGTCTTGCAATTTTCTCTGATTTAATCttaacatattgtttaaaaaaattactttaattacatgtataagtCTCtgaccaaaacaaaataaatacgtTAAATGTGCGTGATTATTCATATTGGGATCACTCTGttacaatattaaaacaacaaaGCTGAAAACCATTCTAATATCAAGTTAAGATGTTTATTCATTTACAAGTCCTAATCGACAACAAAAACAATTCACCAATAGGTGGGATGAATAACCAGAAACTCACCTGTTGTACAAAATGATATCAGGGAGCCATATTAAGTCACATGGTATTCTCAGTATGTTGATGTGTTTAAATTCAGTATCGTTATCCCATCTAAGTTTATGGTCCAACCATTCcttaaaagaataaaagaaatattaaaaagatataagTATATTATGTCCGCCtatatatggggacgaagtcccctattacggtagaaaaataataataaaaaaaaaagaaaatcgggtaaatttcccgaatttttcaataTACTAATGAACtgaaaatcgttcaaatttttttttcagatgtttttaATCCCCGAATTTGCGCAGAAATTTGCTTCCTTTTCCGGTCTTGATTGGATGAgagtttgaataaaatatatatttatcagtctagtaaaatattgGATTGACACTCAATaccaattcatttttaataattgtttgatatgaataaAACGTTACCTTAtgaaagcgtttctttgtttacattgaatatgacgtcataactaaaATAACGTCGCAACTAAATCCAttacaacagaaccaaaatcggaaatgtttcttcttttttaaagcatgtttgaattttaaaaaaaatcattcatacaaaCTTCGttcccattcacaggtaatgcctgcctcataatatgtggacgaagtcccctattacaatagaaaaatcaatataaaaaaaaaaaattttcattatactcatgaactcaaaatcgttcaaatttattttttttgtcgctTTTTTAATTTCCGCATTTGCGAAGtacgcagaaatctacttccttcttccggtctcgtTGTCATGAGACTTTTAGTaatctagtaaaatataggaactcgaGGAatacaataccaatatttcatttttaataattctttgtctttgatatAAATTAACattacctgatgcattgcgtttctttatttacattgaacatgacgtcataacttaaataacgtcacaagtaaaatccctaacaacagaaccaaaatcggaaacgttacggtatttccggttgttttttttttaacaaatatgtaagttacaaaaacaaaattcatacagtctccattcacaggtaatgcctgcctcatattatttctGTAGTCATTTTTTACTCAATCTAATAAGATGACTTTTAGTATATTTAAAGTCGCTCTTGTCTTCCATTGTATTAATCAATAGGTCTGACACGTAGAATGATTAGTTGGTACTTGTTATGCAGACTAGAGACTGGCATCAGACTTACGGTGATTTATTTGAATGGTTCTGTAGACACATGAGGGTGTAATTTAATGCTAGTTAATTTTAACCTGGAACTCAATATATTAGCTGGCAATATTTATTTAGACATTCGATTTGAGACAATCATAATAATGTATGCAAGTTTCCGCCATTTTTCATTTTGCTGCTAATTAGTTTTTCTATCGTTGTTTAAGGAATATACAAAGGAACTTAAAAACTCATGAAGACGACAAAAATTCAACAACACACTAAATAGAAATCTTAGCCATAGCTAAATGACCCCACCAACAACTAGGGTGATCTCAAGAGAGAAGGAAGACACAAAATTTGTGTCTATATTTATGAACAATTaacgtttttgtcttttttttgtctttttcagatTAGGCATTATATATCTATTACTTCAAGTACATGGGAAAATCACCGTTATTTATACATGATTGTATCATTCTTGTATGTCCCGTTAATTAAACCTGAAATGTGACCCACCAAGTCAGACTAATAATTGCAGACTTACTATTTAAAGAGCAACGCCATGTGTGCCACGGGCGGAAAATTATCTGCTTACCCTACCGCATCACCCATGGCCATGATCATTCCTTATTTGTAGTGACTTGACTCATCTTTTATagttgatttttaaaaataaatcgtcAGTCATTATTACACCATTTTAGTTTCGTTGTAATATAAATGCAAAACAATGTATGTCAAGAAAAGCAGAAACATTTGACGGGTACCATTTCTATAATGTATGTTCACACAATTTGGTCTGCTGAATCCAAATTATTTTCACATAAACCTATTATGTCTTTAATGCATCGTTTCCCCCGAGGACAATGTCTGCACCAAATCAGAAATATGTATATGGCAGTTATTTTagcttgttccgttgattgaaaGCGTTTGATATTGTCGGTACTCAAAATTGAACATACAAAACTTCGAATTACAATGAAATAT
The window above is part of the Mytilus galloprovincialis chromosome 4, xbMytGall1.hap1.1, whole genome shotgun sequence genome. Proteins encoded here:
- the LOC143070522 gene encoding neuronal acetylcholine receptor subunit alpha-10-like, encoding MKLTFQDAGFLWLIVCESLQWCTVFADDMYANSYFLKQNQIAPEDMTEEQRLLYRLLRNYDRSSRPVYHATTPVIIRLGISLTQVLDVDEKNQVLTTNIWLDQEWLDHKLRWDNDTEFKHINILRIPCDLIWLPDIILYNSVDSHSKGYMKSLAMVSSNGNVFWPPIVRMRSSCKMDITYFPFDDQICTLKLGSWAYDGFQVDVTNRTLDVDLTNYVDNGEWTLIDTKAVRNVKVYPCCPEPFPDVTFYLHLRRRVLYYAFNVIIPCVLLSLLTLTGFLLPPESGEKVTLGLTVLLAFSVFMLLIAENMPPTSEYIPLIGIYLTVIMSMSGLSVVFSVFVLNIHHRGALAKGPPSVIKAFARLTAKILCMNIRLDNQMNFSHATSYTPERNFMYPSHESDALIQNDIGRHGHTNINHVDLNDVTNETLTDVMNQNVNINNTNVYKSTFDKELLTYFKQVMHIHDNSINERRAIHEWQEVARVVDRLSFCVFLAITGTSTIVLLVISPMTKNIQL